Proteins from a genomic interval of Deltaproteobacteria bacterium:
- a CDS encoding pyridoxamine 5'-phosphate oxidase family protein gives MHRMLVLMMILGSIALVAIAQASFSPEVAAALRSSKEIYVATKRADGTLGKVVPVWFMYDGDAIYFTTLPTTYKAKRIEKGSPLYVWVGSADGPHFVGPAAILRDPGLAARMAPVYSQKYWIAWLGLFKPNPERVRSGKTVIVKVQPPT, from the coding sequence ATGCATCGGATGCTCGTGCTCATGATGATCCTCGGGTCGATCGCGCTGGTGGCGATCGCGCAGGCGAGCTTCAGCCCCGAGGTCGCGGCGGCCTTGCGGTCGTCGAAGGAGATCTACGTCGCGACCAAGCGCGCCGACGGGACGCTCGGCAAGGTCGTGCCGGTGTGGTTCATGTACGACGGCGACGCGATCTACTTCACGACGCTGCCGACGACCTACAAGGCGAAGCGCATCGAGAAGGGGAGCCCGCTCTACGTCTGGGTCGGGAGCGCCGACGGGCCGCATTTCGTCGGTCCGGCGGCAATCCTCCGCGATCCCGGGCTCGCGGCACGCATGGCGCCGGTCTATTCGCAAAAGTACTGGATCGCGTGGCTCGGCCTCTTCAAGCCGAACCCCGAGCGGGTGCGGAGCGGCAAGACGGTGATCGTCAAGGTGCAGCCACCGACCTGA